In Chloroflexota bacterium, the genomic window ACAACATTCGACAGTACCTTGCGCCAGCACTCAAAGAAACATTGCATGTTGCTAACCGCGCTGATTTTTGTGTCGGCTATTTCAACTTGCGAGGATGGAAAGAACTTGACGCCTATATTGAACGCTGGGCGGGCGGCGAAGAAAATCGCTGTCGCTTGCTCGTTGGTATGCAGAAGTTACCGCAGGACGAATTGCGCGAGTCCATCGGACTCATTGAATCAAGCGGCATTGATAATCAAACCACAATCCGCCTGAAAAAGAAACTCGCCGAAGATTTCCGCGAACAATTGACCATCGGCGCGCCGACGAGCGCAGATGAAGCCGGCTTGCGTCGTCTTGCAAAACAAATCCGCGCCAAGCAAGTCGTCGTCAAACTTTTTTTGCGTCACCAACTCCACGCCAAACTGTATCTCCTCTTTCGTTCCGATCCCATCAACCCCATCATTGGCTACCTCGGTAGTAGCAACCTCACGATGGCAGGTCTCTCCAAGCAAGGTGAATTGAATGTAGACGTGCTCGACCTAGATGCATGCCAGAAACTTGGCGCATGGTTCGAGGAACAGTGGAGCGACCGATTCTGCGTGGACATTTCGGACGAACTCGCGACGATCATCGAGCAATCCTGGGCACGCGAAGAGATGATTCCGCCGTATCACATCTACCTCGATATGGCATACCACCTTTCGCAAGAAGCGCGCGCTGGGCTTGCCGAATTCAGCGTCCCCGCACGCTTTGAACGTGAGTTGTTTGAATTTCAAAAAGCGGCGGTCAAGATCGCGGCACATCACTTGAATAAACGGGGTGGCGTCCTCATCGGTGACGTGGTTGGCTTGGGCAAGACTCTGATGGCGACCGCAGTCGCGAGCATCATGGAGAACGATCAGTTCCTCGAAACGCTGGTTATTTGTCCCAAAAACCTGGTCAAGATGTGGAATGATTATCGGATGCGGTACGGCTTGCGCGCGACGGTTATGTCGCTGAGCCAGGTTCAGAATCAGTTAATGCGTCTCCCGCGGCATCGTTTGCTCATTCTGGATGAAAGCCATAACTTGCGGAACCGCGAGGGCAAGCGGTACAAAGTCATCGAACAGTACATCGAAAAGAACGAGTGCAAGGTGATGATGCTCACCGCGACACCGTACAACAAGACCTACCTGGATCTCTCGAATCAATTGCGTTTGTTTGTGCCCGAGGACAAGGACATTGGCATTCGCCCCGAACGCTTGATTGGCGAGATTGGCGAAACGGAATTTATCCGCCGGCATCAATGCGGCTTGCGCACGCTTGCCGCGTTCGAGAAAAGCGATTCTACCGAAGACTGGCGCGAGTTGATGCGCTTGTATCTCGTGCGGCGCACACGCGGCTTCATCCAGACGAATTACGCGAACCAGGACGAGCACGGACGTCGGTATCTCACCTTTGCGGACGGGCGACGATCCTACTTTCCAACGCGCTTGCCGCGCAAAGTGCCATTCAAGATTGACGATGCCGATCCGAACGATCAGTACGCACGCATGTATGCGCCCGACGTGGTGGACACGATCAATAATTTGTGCTTGCCCCGCTATGGCATGGGCAACTATGCGGATCCGCCGCGTGTGCTCCTAACACCGGCTGAGGATGCAATTCTGCAAGACCTGTCCCGCGCGGGCAAACGCTTGATGGGTTTCTGCCGGACGAACCTGTTCAAGCGTTTGGAAAGTAGCGGTTCGGCGTTCGTGCAATCGGTCGAGCGGCACATTCTTCGTAATTATATTTTCCTGCACGCACTCGCAAACGATTTGCCGATTCCGCTGGGTACGCAAGGCGCAGAACTGCTCGATGCGCGCGTGAACGATGC contains:
- a CDS encoding NgoFVII family restriction endonuclease, whose translation is MPRIFDNIRQYLAPALKETLHVANRADFCVGYFNLRGWKELDAYIERWAGGEENRCRLLVGMQKLPQDELRESIGLIESSGIDNQTTIRLKKKLAEDFREQLTIGAPTSADEAGLRRLAKQIRAKQVVVKLFLRHQLHAKLYLLFRSDPINPIIGYLGSSNLTMAGLSKQGELNVDVLDLDACQKLGAWFEEQWSDRFCVDISDELATIIEQSWAREEMIPPYHIYLDMAYHLSQEARAGLAEFSVPARFERELFEFQKAAVKIAAHHLNKRGGVLIGDVVGLGKTLMATAVASIMENDQFLETLVICPKNLVKMWNDYRMRYGLRATVMSLSQVQNQLMRLPRHRLLILDESHNLRNREGKRYKVIEQYIEKNECKVMMLTATPYNKTYLDLSNQLRLFVPEDKDIGIRPERLIGEIGETEFIRRHQCGLRTLAAFEKSDSTEDWRELMRLYLVRRTRGFIQTNYANQDEHGRRYLTFADGRRSYFPTRLPRKVPFKIDDADPNDQYARMYAPDVVDTINNLCLPRYGMGNYADPPRVLLTPAEDAILQDLSRAGKRLMGFCRTNLFKRLESSGSAFVQSVERHILRNYIFLHALANDLPIPLGTQGAELLDARVNDADEDSGAQAELFDDENGEAQGVMPGNALRTETDFKQRAAEIYNQYATQYKTRFKWLRSALFKNQSAKKSRAKDMDLVADLQSDANALLRILTLCRDWDPARDAKLNALEKLLTKKHPRDKVLIFTQFADTVYYLEAQLKARGLKKLMGATGDSADPTELAWRFSPVSNNQREYIKPEDELRVLVATDVLSEGQNLQDCNIVVNYDLPWAIIRLIQRAGRVDRIGQLAEEILCYSFLPADGVERIIRLRSRVRQRLQENAEVVGTDEMFFEDDRNDQTVRDLFTEKSGILDGEADTEVDLASYAYQIWKNATDADPALKTTIPNLPPIAFSTRAHTSTAQAPEGVLVYLRTAEGNDALTWVDQDGKSVTESQYAILKAAECSADTPAIPRDEKHHDLVRQGVEKIVRDEKTVGGQLGRPSGARFRTYERLKRYAESIQGTLFETQELLKAIDEIYRYPLRSSAVDALNRQLRASIPDERLAEIVISLREDDRLCIVEEEQQTQEPRIICSLGLRELARE